A window of the Hordeum vulgare subsp. vulgare chromosome 5H, MorexV3_pseudomolecules_assembly, whole genome shotgun sequence genome harbors these coding sequences:
- the LOC123399509 gene encoding uncharacterized protein LOC123399509 has product METLPPPPPPRWPPGFRFSPTDEELVLFFLKRRIAAGRPTPYIADVDVYRSHPSHLPERSALRTGDKQWFFCSRLDRKYPNGSRASRTTADGYWKATGKDRSICNAGRAVGNKKTLVYHHGRAPRGERTDWVMHEYTILADALPPPARGRESYALYKLFEKSGVGPKNGEQYGAPFREEDWLDDDDDCELPADPIPIAVSVPRAVTVDNQIGDVLTVVDQIGDVTADKQIGDVTVDNRIGVMTVDDQIGDLEVLLLQNGDDQGSSELQSDFSIPVSSQALLQHGGRPNDDGNTSEVADATTSSGAMLGVENTCTELPFDDLEGLLMEISDDQRATKSFEEFPEFAPQLQLQHDDHEAWPNANMEEISVADYTTGSGVVDASGCAGTELPYEDVEGLLLQLENDQGNVESLADFSTPVPHHEFHQVGSGDFHGCHGAKFSSVDPSSSVQENRDLDPRSEPSNQITQSALPNMPLNWETDCTEETSALRSVSGLASYNDQDVDEEFLEINDFLDSEDLGQQSMNCTTTEHLISASNGMFDSLEFADASMFLPGSFDTAGVATENQFGYLGDSGFQNEGFQYTSELWTHNQVALNVRNHMNHNHVVFSHASGTASFHAVNEQPRYQNPADSQSWFNSAVSALLDAVPANPALAAENNVLNRTLQRISSFRSEQAPKEEASAPVIQVRRRGAGLISFSLLVLLAAILWTFAAGTGYAIKFCREFWKSSST; this is encoded by the exons ATGGagaccctgccgccgccgccgccgccgcgctggCCGCCGGGCTTCCGCTTCAGCCCCACCGACGAGGAGCTCGTCCTCTTTTTCCTCAAGCGCCGGATCGCCGCCGGCCGCCCCACCCCCTACATCGCCGACGTCGACGTCTACAGGTCCCACCCCTCCCACCTCCCCG AGAGGTCGGCGCTGCGGACGGGGGACAAGCAGTGGTTCTTCTGCAGCCGGCTCGACCGCAAGTACCCCAACGGCTCGCGCGCTAGCCGCACCACCGCCGACGGCTACTGGAAGGCCACGGGCAAGGACCGCTCCATCTGCAACGCCGGCCGCGCCGTCGGCAACAAGAAGACGCTCGTCTACCACCACGGCCGCGCCCCCCGCGGGGAGCGCACCGACTGGGTCATGCACGAGTACACCATCCTCGCCGACGCGCTCCCGCCGCCCGCCCGGGGCCGCGAGTCCTACGCGCTCTACAAGCTCTTCGAGAAGAGCGGGGTCGGCCCCAAGAACGGCGAGCAGTACGGCGCGCCCTTCCGGGAGGAGGACTggctggacgacgacgacgactgtgAGCTGCCCGCTGATCCCATCCCTATCGCCGTTAGTGTGCCTAGAGCCGTGACAGTGGACAACCAGATTGGGGATGTTCTGACAGTTGTCGACCAGATTGGGGATGTGACAGCGGACAAGCAGATTGGGGATGTGACAGTGGACAACCGGATTGGGGTTATGACAGTGGACGACCAGATTGGGGATCTTGAGGTGCTCCTGTTGCAAAATGGAGATGATCAGGGAAGCAGTGAACTGCAGTCGGATTTCTCAATACCTGTTTCTTCACAAGCTCTGCTTCAGCATGGAGGCCGGCCCAACGACGACGGTAACACATCTGAGGTTGCAGATGCTACAACCAGCAGCGGTGCTATGTTAGGGGTGGAGAACACATGCACTGAACTCCCTTTTGATGATCTTGAGGGGCTACTGATGGAAATATCGGATGATCAACGGGCCACTAAATCGTTTGAAGAATTCCCAGAATTCGCTCCCCAGCTGCAGCTTCAGCATGATGATCATGAGGCTTGGCCCAATGCCAACATGGAGGAGATTAGTGTTGCAGATTATACCACTGGTAGTGGCGTTGTGGATGCTTCAGGATGTGCTGGCACTGAGCTTCCCTATGAGGATGTTGAAGGGCTTCTGTTGCAACTAGAGAATGACCAGGGAAATGTCGAATCACTGGCAGATTTCTCCACACCAGTTCCTCATCACGAGTTCCATCAG GTTGGCTCTGGAGATTTCCATGGATGTCACGGTGCTAAATTCAGCTCTGTAGATCCTTCTTCTTCAGTGCAAGAAAACAGAGATCTTGATCCACGATCAGAGCCCAGTAATCAAATTACACAGTCTGCTCTCCCCAACATGCCATTGAACTGGGAAACAGATTGCACTGAAGAAACAAGTGCGCTGCGATCTGTGTCAGGGTTGGCCAGTTATAACGATCAGGATGTTGACGAGGAGTTCCTTGAAATCAACGATTTCTTGGATTCAGAAGATTTAGGACAACAGAGTATGAATTGTACTACAACCGAGCACTTGATTTCTGCATCCAATGGGATGTTTGACAGTTTGGAGTTTGCCGACGCTTCCATGTTTCTACCTGGCTCATTTGACACAGCTGGAGTGGCGACCGAAAACCAGTTTGGTTATCTTGGTGATAGTGGATTCCAGAACGAGGGGTTCCAGTATACATCCGAATTGTGGACGCACAACCAGGTCGCTCTGAATGTGCGGAACCACATGAATCATAACCATGTCGTCTTCTCACATGCATCAG GCACTGCCAGTTTCCACGCAGTGAATGAGCAGCCACGTTACCAGAATCCAGCAGATTCACAGTCATGGTTCAATTCAGCTGTATCAGCCCTGCTGGATGCGGTACCTGCCAATCCAGCTCTGGCGGCTGAAAACAATGTTCTCAACAGAACACTCCAACGCATTTCTAGCTTTAGATCAGAACAAGCTCCAAAGGAAGAAGCAAGCGCCCCAGTTATCCAGGTCAGAAGAAGGGGCGCAGGGCTGATCTCGTTCTCGCTACTGGTTTTGCTTGCTGCCATCCTGTGGACCTTTGCTGCTGGCACCGGGTACGCAATCAAGTTCTGCAGGGAGTTCTGGAAATCCTCCTCTACATGA
- the LOC123399505 gene encoding uncharacterized protein LOC123399505 isoform X1 produces the protein MERARRSGTLSETASCAGTPRSGSGHSSGNLQLQHRHSQSMLRTREVAVDMSPRFSYCKPTINRDSKMLHRRHSLNLPEHLTRQHSRKTTERTHKATSKSIADLAGEIAALEQEVIRKELHLLTLYRRVFDQHLSDSCSFVSKQVDQEAIKSIDEGALRLRDIKHSAAFNLPTVSDSMSEVSSRPASKHSSLVNFLNASISDYVPKISCKLSEDILGCIASVYCKLASTPSQDAESVTSPSHSVSSSSTLSPRRRNDSWSPQYTFDATTSPRQYPDQKENSEKNIGMIIVPRIHIDADKFEYASKMLETIRSLIQRLEKIDPTKMTHEEQLCFWINIHNALVMHAFLAYGIHDKRLKSTDMILKAAYNVGGESVNAQTIQNSILGCQSHRPSLWVRALFTPAKRSMAGSTTRHPYALHHSEPITHFALSTGTFSDPPVRLYTAKKIHHQLERARTEFIQANVAVKKQALLLPKVLHYYAKDAALELRHLVELVCETTSETQRKEMAQLQHRLRRRIDKCVEWLPYKSNFRYVVHRDLAE, from the exons ATGGAGAGGGCCCGGAGATCAGGGACGCTGTCGGAGACGGCGTCGTGCGCCGGTACGCCAAGGTCCGGGTCCGGCCACTCCTCCGGCAACCTCCAGCTCCAGCATCGCCACTCGCAGAG CATGCTGAGGACACGTGAGGTTGCAGTGGACATGTcgccgcgattctcctactgcaaGCCT ACCATCAATCGAGACAGCAAAATGCTACACAGAAGACACTCGCTTAACTTGCCAGAGCATTTGACTCGCCAACACTCCAGGAAAACAACCGAAAGAACTCACAAGGCAACTTCAAAG TCCATCGCAGATTTAGCTGGGGAGATCGCGGCCCTCGAGCAGGAGGTCATCCGCAAGGAACTGCATCTACTGACCCTCTACAGAAGGGTATTTGATCAGCATCTGTCCGATTCCTGCAGTTTTGTCAGCAAG CAGGTGGATCAAGAAGCAATCAAAAGTATTGATGAGGGCGCGCTCCGTTTAAGAGATATCAAGCATTCTGCAGCCTTCAACTTGCCAACTGTCTCAGATTCTATGAGT GAGGTATCGTCAAGACCGGCTTCGAAGCATTCTAGCCTAGTGAACTTCTTGAATGCTTCTATCTCAGATTACGTACCTAAGATCTCTTGCAAACTATCGGAAGACATCCTCGGCTGCATTGCTTCGGTCTACTGCAAGCTTGCAAGCACACCATCTCAAGATGCCGAGTCCGTGACCTCACCAAGTCATTCTGTTTCATCTTCAAGTACCTTGTCGCCGAGGCGTCGTAATGACAGCTGGAGCCCTCAGTACACCTTCGATGCCACCACAAGCCCTCGCCAATATCCAGACCAAAAAGAAAATAGTGAGAAAAATATAGGCATGATCATCGTTCCAAGGATACATATAGATGCTGACAAGTTTGAATATGCGTCAAAAATGCTGGAGACTATCAG ATCCCTGATACAGCGACTTGAAAAAATCGATCCAACAAAGATGACACATGAGGAGCAGCTCTGCTTTTGGATCAACATCCACAATGCGTTAGTCATGCAT GCTTTTCTGGCCTATGGGATACACGATAAACGGCTGAAGAGCACTGACATGATTCTGAAG GCTGCATACAATGTGGGTGGTGAATCAGTAAATGCGCAAACTATTCAGAACTCGATCCTTGGATGCCAGTCCCACCGTCCCTCATTG TGGGTTCGCGCGCTGTTCACGCCAGCAAAAAGATCCATGGCAGGGTCGACGACGAGGCACCCCTACGCCCTTCACCATTCCGAGCCGATCACGCATTTTGCGCTGTCCACAGGAACATTTTCAGACCCGCCC GTGCGGCTTTACACGGCCAAGAAGATCCACCACCAGCTGGAGCGAGCCCGGACCGAGTTCATCCAGGCCAACGTCGCGGTGAAGAAGCAGGCCCTCCTGCTGCCCAAGGTGCTCCACTACTATGCCAAGGACGCGGCGCTCGAGCTGCGCCACCTCGTGGAGCTGGTGTGCGAGACCACCTCGGAGACCCAGCGGAAGGAGATGGCGCAGCTCCAGCACAGGCTCAGGAGAAGGATCGACAAGTGCGTGGAGTGGCTGCCCTACAAGTCCAACTTCAGATATGTTGTACATAGGGATCTGGCCGAGTAG
- the LOC123399505 gene encoding uncharacterized protein LOC123399505 isoform X2: MERARRSGTLSETASCAGTPRSGSGHSSGNLQLQHRHSQSMLRTREVAVDMSPRFSYCKPTINRDSKMLHRRHSLNLPEHLTRQHSRKTTERTHKATSKSIADLAGEIAALEQEVIRKELHLLTLYRRVFDQHLSDSCSFVSKVDQEAIKSIDEGALRLRDIKHSAAFNLPTVSDSMSEVSSRPASKHSSLVNFLNASISDYVPKISCKLSEDILGCIASVYCKLASTPSQDAESVTSPSHSVSSSSTLSPRRRNDSWSPQYTFDATTSPRQYPDQKENSEKNIGMIIVPRIHIDADKFEYASKMLETIRSLIQRLEKIDPTKMTHEEQLCFWINIHNALVMHAFLAYGIHDKRLKSTDMILKAAYNVGGESVNAQTIQNSILGCQSHRPSLWVRALFTPAKRSMAGSTTRHPYALHHSEPITHFALSTGTFSDPPVRLYTAKKIHHQLERARTEFIQANVAVKKQALLLPKVLHYYAKDAALELRHLVELVCETTSETQRKEMAQLQHRLRRRIDKCVEWLPYKSNFRYVVHRDLAE; encoded by the exons ATGGAGAGGGCCCGGAGATCAGGGACGCTGTCGGAGACGGCGTCGTGCGCCGGTACGCCAAGGTCCGGGTCCGGCCACTCCTCCGGCAACCTCCAGCTCCAGCATCGCCACTCGCAGAG CATGCTGAGGACACGTGAGGTTGCAGTGGACATGTcgccgcgattctcctactgcaaGCCT ACCATCAATCGAGACAGCAAAATGCTACACAGAAGACACTCGCTTAACTTGCCAGAGCATTTGACTCGCCAACACTCCAGGAAAACAACCGAAAGAACTCACAAGGCAACTTCAAAG TCCATCGCAGATTTAGCTGGGGAGATCGCGGCCCTCGAGCAGGAGGTCATCCGCAAGGAACTGCATCTACTGACCCTCTACAGAAGGGTATTTGATCAGCATCTGTCCGATTCCTGCAGTTTTGTCAGCAAG GTGGATCAAGAAGCAATCAAAAGTATTGATGAGGGCGCGCTCCGTTTAAGAGATATCAAGCATTCTGCAGCCTTCAACTTGCCAACTGTCTCAGATTCTATGAGT GAGGTATCGTCAAGACCGGCTTCGAAGCATTCTAGCCTAGTGAACTTCTTGAATGCTTCTATCTCAGATTACGTACCTAAGATCTCTTGCAAACTATCGGAAGACATCCTCGGCTGCATTGCTTCGGTCTACTGCAAGCTTGCAAGCACACCATCTCAAGATGCCGAGTCCGTGACCTCACCAAGTCATTCTGTTTCATCTTCAAGTACCTTGTCGCCGAGGCGTCGTAATGACAGCTGGAGCCCTCAGTACACCTTCGATGCCACCACAAGCCCTCGCCAATATCCAGACCAAAAAGAAAATAGTGAGAAAAATATAGGCATGATCATCGTTCCAAGGATACATATAGATGCTGACAAGTTTGAATATGCGTCAAAAATGCTGGAGACTATCAG ATCCCTGATACAGCGACTTGAAAAAATCGATCCAACAAAGATGACACATGAGGAGCAGCTCTGCTTTTGGATCAACATCCACAATGCGTTAGTCATGCAT GCTTTTCTGGCCTATGGGATACACGATAAACGGCTGAAGAGCACTGACATGATTCTGAAG GCTGCATACAATGTGGGTGGTGAATCAGTAAATGCGCAAACTATTCAGAACTCGATCCTTGGATGCCAGTCCCACCGTCCCTCATTG TGGGTTCGCGCGCTGTTCACGCCAGCAAAAAGATCCATGGCAGGGTCGACGACGAGGCACCCCTACGCCCTTCACCATTCCGAGCCGATCACGCATTTTGCGCTGTCCACAGGAACATTTTCAGACCCGCCC GTGCGGCTTTACACGGCCAAGAAGATCCACCACCAGCTGGAGCGAGCCCGGACCGAGTTCATCCAGGCCAACGTCGCGGTGAAGAAGCAGGCCCTCCTGCTGCCCAAGGTGCTCCACTACTATGCCAAGGACGCGGCGCTCGAGCTGCGCCACCTCGTGGAGCTGGTGTGCGAGACCACCTCGGAGACCCAGCGGAAGGAGATGGCGCAGCTCCAGCACAGGCTCAGGAGAAGGATCGACAAGTGCGTGGAGTGGCTGCCCTACAAGTCCAACTTCAGATATGTTGTACATAGGGATCTGGCCGAGTAG
- the LOC123399507 gene encoding uncharacterized protein LOC123399507, giving the protein MAQPEALSLAGRRVAFTTPQTTGGGGGEGYGGRLGALLRQRGAHPLPVPTIAIRAHEPDRLRPYLLPGALDPFAALAFTSRSGIAAFSRVLPSSSAQLPLSGSASATPFTVAALGSDADLLDGAFLARLCRDAGRVAVLVPDVPTPAGLVEALGRGFGRRVLCPVPDVDGLREPPVVPDFLARLDAAGWAAERAPAYTTCWVGPGCAEGLVAPDAAAPDAIVFTSSAEVEGLLKGLDAAGWSWPRLRARWPDMVVAAHGPVTAEGVRRLGIEVDVVSSRFSSFHGVLDALAAAFCSQ; this is encoded by the coding sequence ATGGCGCAGCCGGAGGCCCTCTCGCTCGCGGGCCGGCGGGTGGCGTTCACGACGCCGCAGACcaccggcgggggcggcgggGAAGGATACGGCGGCCGGCTCGGCGCGCTGCTGCGGCAGCGCGGCGCGCACCCGCTCCCCGTGCCCACCATCGCCATCCGCGCCCACGAGCCCGACCGCCTCCGCCCCTACCTCCTGCCGGGCGCCCTCGACCCTTTCGCGGCGCTCGCCTTCACGTCCCGCTCCGGCATCGCCGCCTTCTCCCgcgtcctcccctcctcctccgcccagCTTCCCCTCTCCGGCTCCGCTTCCGCGACCCCCTTCACCGTCGCGGCACTCGGCAGCGACGCGGACCTCCTGGACGGCGCCTTCCTCGCCAGGCTCTGCCGCGACGCCGGGAGGGTGGCCGTCCTCGTCCCGGACGTCCCCACCCCCGCCGGCCTCGTGGAGGCGCTGGGGCGCGGGTTCGGCCGCCGCGTGCTCTGCCCCGTGCCCGACGTCGACGGCCTCCGCGAGCCGCCCGTCGTGCCCGACTTCCTCGCCCGGCTCGACGCGGCCGGGTGGGCGGCCGAGCGCGCGCCGGCGTACACCACTTGCTGGGTCGGCCCGGGCTGCGccgaggggcttgtggccccggaCGCCGCCGCGCCCGACGCCATCGTGTTCACCAGCTCGGCTGAGGTAGAGGGACTGCTCAAGGGGCTGGACGCCGCGGGGTGGAGCTGGCCGCGGCTCAGGGCGCGATGGCCAGACATGGTCGTGGCCGCGCATGGGCCGGTCACCGCCGAGGGCGTCAGGAGGCTCGGCATTGAGGTGGACGTCGTCAGCTCGAGGTTTAGCAGCTTCCATGGGGTTCTCGATGCTCTCGCTGCAGCATTTTGCTCCCAATAA
- the LOC123399508 gene encoding protein Iojap, chloroplastic, translated as MRGAAIQGHGLARAPQAAVPLLHPRPRRAVGGGAVPRHRLRRSDLLPLLLPAAAPFRARPPPPSSSSNVNPGTGEGADELLEELLQKHGEVVYSSGGAGSAALASEADEDAECLSLAVSLAKVASEVKAADIRVLFVKPIVYWTEFFIILTAFSNAQIEAISSKMRDIGEQQFSRVASGDTKPNSWTLLDFGDVVVHIFLPPQREFYNLEEFYGNATPIELPFETQLQ; from the exons ATGAGAGGCGCCGCGATCCAGGGCCACGGCCTCGCCCGCGCGCCGCAGGCCGCCGTCCCGCTGCTGCACCCGCGGCCGCGGCGCGCCGTCGGCGGCGGGGCGGTCCCCCGCCACCGCCTGAGGAGGAGCGACCTCCTGCCGCTGCTGctgcccgccgccgcgcccttCCGGGCTCGCCCCCCGCCCCCTTCTTCCTCGTCTAATGTG AACCCTGGGACAGGGGAAGGCGCGGACGAGCTGCTCGAGGAATTGCTCCAGAAGCACGGCGAGGTCGTGTACAGCTCCGGCGGGGCCGGCAGCGCGGCCCTGGCCAGCGAGGCCGACGAGGACGCCGAGTGCCTGTCAC TGGCCGTTTCTCTGGCTAAAGTTGCAAGCGAGGTCAAGGCCGCCGACATCCGTGTGCTCTTTGTGAAGCCGATTGTGTACTGGACCGAGTTCTTCATCATCCTCACCGCCTTCTCGAATGCGCAGATTGAGGCCATCAG TTCCAAAATGAGAGACATCGGCGAGCAGCAGTTTAGCAGAGTTGCATCTGGTGATACAAAACCCAATTCATGGACCTTGCTGGACTTTG GTGATGTTGTCGTCCATATATTTCTCCCCCCGCAGCGGGAGTTCTACAACCTTGAGGAATTCTACGGCAATGCCACCCCCATCGAACTCCCTTTCGAGACCCAGCTGCAGTAA
- the LOC123399506 gene encoding tetraketide alpha-pyrone reductase 1-like produces MRSWICIKSQLHHFQFERMVSSTKGKVCVTGASGFLASWLIKRLLECGYHVIGTVRDPGNRKKVGHLWKLPGANERLQLVRADLLEEGSFDDAVMACEGVFHIASPVLGKSDSNCKEATLGPAINGTLNVLRSCKKSPFLKRVVLTSSSSAVRIRDETQQPELLWDETTWSSVSLCEKLQLWYALAKVFAEKAALDFAKENNIDLVTVLPSFVIGPSLSHELCTTASDILGLLQGDTDRFTSYGRMGYVHIDDVARSHILVYETPEARGRYLCSSVVLDNNELVGLLTKQFPVFPIPRRLSNPYGKQAYQLNTSKLQGLGLKFKGVQEMFNDCVESLKDQGHLLECPL; encoded by the exons ATGAGAAGCTGGATTTGCATCAAATCTCAACTTCACCACTTCCAGTTCGAGAGAATGGTGAGCTCAACCAAGGGTAAAGTCTGTGTAACTGGGGCTTCAGGCTTTCTCGCCTCTTGGCTCATCAAAAGACTCCTTGAGTGTGGATATCATGTGATAGGGACAGTCAGAGACCCAG GGAATCGGAAAAAAGTTGGACACCTTTGGAAATTACCAGGCGCAAATGAGAGGCTCCAACTTGTGAGGGCTGATTTATTGGAGGAAGGGAGCTTTGATGATGCTGTGATGGCTTGTGAGGGTGTCTTCCACATTGCATCACCTGTCCTGGGGAAATCCGACTCCAATTGCAAG GAAGCAACACTTGGTCCTGCAATTAATGGTACGCTAAATGTGCTAAGGTCGTGCAAGAAGAGTCCATTTCTCAAAAGGGTTGTTCTCACATCTTCATCGTCAGCGGTGAGGATTAGGGACGAAACTCAGCAGCCAGAACTGTTGTGGGATGAAACAACATGGAGCTCTGTGTCACTCTGCGAAAAGCTACAG CTATGGTATGCCCTGGCAAAGGTATTTGCAGAGAAAGCAGCATTGGACTTTGCCAAGGAGAATAACATTGACCTTGTGACCGTTCTTCCTTCATTCGTGATTGGGCCCAGCTTGTCCCATGAATTGTGTACTACTGCTTCTGATATCCTTGGTTTACTTCAAG GTGACACCGATAGATTCACTTCGTATGGGAGGATGGGATATGTTCACATTGACGACGTTGCACGGAGCCACATCCTAGTGTACGAAACACCCGAGGCAAGGGGCAGATATCTGTGCAGTTCAGTAGTTCTTGATAACAATGAATTGGTTGGCTTACTCACGAAGCAGTTTCCAGTATTCCCTATTCCAAGGAG GCTCAGTAACCCCTATGGGAAGCAGGCGTATCAGCTAAACACATCCAAGCTCCAGGGGCTGGGTCTCAAGTTCAAAGGAGTGCAAGAGATGTTCAACGACTGCGTCGAGTCGCTGAAGGACCAGGGCCATTTGCTGGAGTGCCCGTTGTGA